Genomic segment of Oncorhynchus keta strain PuntledgeMale-10-30-2019 chromosome 12, Oket_V2, whole genome shotgun sequence:
TCTCCCTCCAGTCTAATCAAGGCCAAACAGCCAGATCCGCTGCCTCTACGCACCTTTCATTAGATAATCCATTTATTACTCCAACCATTCAATACCTCCCCAGCACTCCCAGAAATGAAGGAGCTACGCACATGACGTGTCTTCCcatactgtctctcctctcctgctacaCTCAATCTTTACTGTTGTCTGCTGATGATTCAGATTGTGCATTTCTTTGAAAAACATCCCTGCTAACGATGTCATGTGTCTCATTTAGTTGAATGGCCTTGTATTGCATTGCTTTCGTACATTGTTTCATTACCATGGAATCTTCTAAGATTTGTCCTGCCTAACATCTCCACTGATGTGTTTGGAAGCTGTAGTAGTGCCAGAGGGTTTGTCTAGAGAGGTGCTGCTGCTGTTCAACTAGATTAAGCAGCtgtatgaggaggagagggagggagagcataCCAGTATGACCTTCATTGGTATTCCCTGTCGAAGATGATCAAGGAGAAAGCCCTGTACTGGAGCCATGCAATTCATCTCTTCTTGATTGACCTGAGCCTCTCTTCCTTTAAAGAGCATGCATGCATGCCTCACACCAGCTCataagcatgcacacacaaacatctATAGGCAGCTGCTTCGTCGTCAAacacgcacaccacacactcGTACCCTGACACTTGCACCGAAAATGGAATGCAGCTGGCATTTACACTCAACCTTGGCTCCCATCATCTGTATAGCCTTAGTTTTCTATGCATGACATTGGTTGGACAGTAATGTCTCATGAATGGTAATTGGTGATATTATAATGTCATGGGTCTTTTGATGAACATTTATCTTGATCATGttcttctcctcccccactccTTACCCTCATTTTATCTACTACTCTTCACATGCTCTCcctcacaccccctccctcctccatgtctttgttccctctctcttgcactctttccctgactctcttttctctctcctcccccacatttttctttctctcaATTTGTTCTTCTTTTGTTCCCTCTCCACCATCATTCCTTcatttcctctctccccccctcccccatctccctctcccattctATCTTTCCTCTCCCATCTGTGGCTCATTCAACTCCACTCCACTTCAAGCTTATTGTCATAAACAAGAATAGGTTATCAATCAACATACCTAAAACCAAATTGTAAACAATTGTCATTCTCGCTCTCCCCCCTCCAGTACGCATCAGCCGGCTGCCTGTTGTCCCTCCACCACAGTGAGAAGCCTGAACACGAGGAAGTGTGTGAGTTCCGTCCCTACACCTGCCCGTGCCCCGGAGCTTCCTGTAAGTGGCAGGGCTCCCTGGAGGCTGTCATGCCTCACCTGATGCATGCCCACAAGTCCATCACCACCCTGCAGGGAGAGGACATCGTCTTCCTGGCCACAGACATCAACCTGCCGGGGGCTGTGGACTGGGTCATGATGCAGTCCTGCTTCGGCCACCACTTTATGCTGGTCCTGGAGAAGCAGGAGAAGTACGAGGGCCACCAGCAGTTCTTTGCCGTGGTGCTGCTCATCGGAACGAGGAAGCAGGCCGAGAACTTCGCCTACCGCCTGGAGCTCAACGGGAACCGGCGGCGTCTCACCTGGGAGGCCACGCCCCGCTCCATCCACGACGGCGTGGCAGCCGCCATCATGAACAGCGACTGTCTGGTGTTTGACACGTCCATCGCTCACCTGTTTGCTGACAACGGCAACCTGGGGATCAACGTCACCATCTCTATGTGCTGAGCTGCTCAGAtgtggaaacacacacacccatgtgTAGAAGTTACACACCTCTCGTTCTCAGACTTACACACAAACCAGTATACAGTTACTGACTGCTGTGTGAtgcagtagagtgtgtgtgtgtgtgtgtgagaggacagGTAGGAGATCGAGaggatttatgtgtgtgtgtgttgctgcttGAGCCTTGTTGGCTCCCCATAATGCTTGAATGGAGACTGGCCTGTAGCGTAGTTTCAAGGTGTGTGCCTGTTCTCTCATTGTGTGTGCTGGAGACAGTGTACAGTAGCTTACATGTGGTGGGCTTGTAATGATTGATTCCCTACCTGTGCCCAGGTGAGTTTGCCTTGCTCCCAGGACCCCACATCTCTCTTCAACTGCTCCCACCCCGCTCACCCCCACCACCTCTTCTGCCCAGCCAACCGGTGCCAGGCAAGGAGGGCACTGCCCAGGGTAAGAAGAGGTGGTCCGTCAATCTGCTTCCACCCGGCAGATTCAGAGAAGCTCCACTTCAACAGCCAGTGGCCCCTGAAGATGCAGCTTTCTAATCCTCACAGCGAATCAAGTTTCAGTAAATTGGACAGTGGACAAATCGGGGCTTCAGAGACGCATGTGGGCAGAGTCGGGGCCTGATGGTGACCAATGCGCTGCCTCCCAGTCTGGGTTAGTGTGAGCTGAGGGGTTGCTCATGCTCTGCTAAAGGATTACACAGACTACGAACCAACTCCTTACTGTTCAAAACAGTAAGCTGCAAAATGCAACCATTTCCATAAGTATGTCATGGTTATTAAAACAAGCCTATGTTATGCCCAGAGTGTCTATGAAATGAAAATGACACTGTAACTGAGAAGTTGTGTgtataatatacactgagtgtacgaaacattaggaacaccttcctagtattgagttgcactgtcttttgctctcagaacagtctcaattcctctgggcatggactctacaaggtgttgaatgtgttccacagggatactggcccatgttgactccaatgcttcccacagttgtcaagttggctggatgtcctttcgatggtggaccattcttgatgcacacggGAAACTGTAAGCATGAAAACctcagcagtgttgcagttcttgacacactcagaccggtgcgcctggcacctactaccataccccgttcaaagacacttaaatattttgtcttgcccattcatcctcagaatggcatacatacacaatccttatctcaattgtctcaagacttaaacaTATTTTGCTAACctgtctcatccccttcatctacactgatttgaagtggatttaacaggtaacatcaataatggatcatagatttcacctggtcagtctgtcatggaaagagcagatgttcctaatgttttgtacactcaggcgATTGATCCTGAGACTGTAAGCATATCTGTCCAGCATGTAGAATAAAGAAAGATTAGATTTTTGGTCATCATAACGTTTCATAAAGGTTTCATAATGCCTTTAATGATGGTATGAAACCTGTCGTAACCCCTGTTCGGTAAAACCCTAGTGCCTAGTTATTCACATGGATTCTGTATGacaatacaaacaacaaatgtaaAACAAACTTTTAAGTTGAATATTTACATTCTCAAACAACAAAAGCATGTTACTTCTCCAAAGTCACAAGTTCTGTTGTTTATACCCTGACTGATCGAAGGTCAGCTTGTTTGCTAACAATGAAGTCCCACGCCTGTTTGTATGGTCATTTTTCATTTAAATCCCTGAATGAAAGACCGGACCTTGCGACTATCAGATTCTATCTTACATTTTGGTCAAAAATGAGTTATTCAGATAGTTGGTCTTTTGGTGGTCCTTTACATGTGAGAGGGGTCCGGTTTGTAATGGAAAGAAAAATAAGTTCTATTTGCGCAAACACCTTTTTAACTTTAAAGTTCTATCTGCAATCCATTCAGTGCTGGGTTGTCAATCAAAAATAATTGCATGTAAGGTGATATACTTATTGAGTAAGACATCGCGAAACAGTTCTGAGATCTGGGACTTGAAAATGACTCCATCTAAAAACGATAGattttgcagatagaacctttAGTCCCAAGTTCTTGATGATTATATCATAGGTTCGTTCTGGTCCTCTTTTtcaattcaaatgtttttttcacCACTT
This window contains:
- the LOC118391219 gene encoding E3 ubiquitin-protein ligase Siah2 isoform X1; translation: MSHPSSAGGGGGGLGAGKAGGGKHGGSGGAAAAAAAVAAAAAGVGAVAGSVSALPAAVVSLPSAALPGQSAELTALFECPVCFDYVLPPILQCQAGHLVCNQCRQKLSCCPTCRGPLTPSIRNLAMEKVASTLPFPCKYASAGCLLSLHHSEKPEHEEVCEFRPYTCPCPGASCKWQGSLEAVMPHLMHAHKSITTLQGEDIVFLATDINLPGAVDWVMMQSCFGHHFMLVLEKQEKYEGHQQFFAVVLLIGTRKQAENFAYRLELNGNRRRLTWEATPRSIHDGVAAAIMNSDCLVFDTSIAHLFADNGNLGINVTISMC
- the LOC118391219 gene encoding E3 ubiquitin-protein ligase Siah2 isoform X2; the encoded protein is MLCPASCLPLLREMAQWRCLLGWHRHHGVSTGVTAGAGLGSEVRVAVGDTTRPICRTNPQQGRKYASAGCLLSLHHSEKPEHEEVCEFRPYTCPCPGASCKWQGSLEAVMPHLMHAHKSITTLQGEDIVFLATDINLPGAVDWVMMQSCFGHHFMLVLEKQEKYEGHQQFFAVVLLIGTRKQAENFAYRLELNGNRRRLTWEATPRSIHDGVAAAIMNSDCLVFDTSIAHLFADNGNLGINVTISMC